ATTCTTGTCGCTTGTAATCGTCTTGAGCATTTCTCGGTCGAAATCTCCAAGATAGTGGTAGCAGAGTTCATGATTATCTACCAGATTCCACTGCCTGCGGGCATATTTATAGCTCCAGCCATTACCCTCGCGAGGGAAATCAATCCACTCTGGGTGACCGAACTCATTACCCATGAAGTTGAGATAACCGCCATTGATTGTAGAGGCGGTAACCAGACGGATCATCTTATGCAGAGCAATACCACGATGAACCATTTCGTTTTCATCGCCCTTCTTGAAATGCCAGTACATATCGGCATCAATCAGACGGAAGATGATGGTTTTATCGCCCACCAATGCCTGGTCATGACTCTCACAATAAGAGATGGTTTTCTCATCCGAACGGCGGTTCTTTACCTCCCAGAAGATGCTGGATGGTTTCCAGTCTTCATCCTTCTGTTCCTTGATGGTCTTGATCCAATAATCTGGAATATTCATCGCCATGCGATAATCGAAACCATAACCGCCATCCTCAAACTTGGCAGCCAGGCCCGGCATTCCGCTCACCTCTTCGGCAATCGTAATGGCATGCTTGTTAACCTCGTGAATCAGACAGTTGGCAAGGGTAAGATAGCAGATGGCATTATCATCCTCATGACCATTGAAATAATCGCCGTAGTTGCAGAATGCCTCACCCAAACCATGACTGTAATAGAGCATGGATGTTACACCATCAAAACGGAATCCGTCGAAATGGAACTCATTAAGCCAGTACTTGCAGTTGCTCAGCAGGAAGTGGATGACTTCATCCTTTCCATAGTCGAAGCAGAGACTGTCCCAAGCCGGATGCTCATGACGGTCGCCAGGATAGAAATACTGGTTAGGATCGCCAGCGAGATTACCCAGTCCTTCCACCTCGTTCTTTACGGCATGAGAGTGAACGATGTCCATGATGACGGCAATACCATTCTGGTGAGCTGTATCAATGAGATCCTTCAACTCTTCAGGAGTTCCGAAGCGGCTACTTGCAGCAAAGAAACTGCTTACATGATAGCCGAAGGAGCCATAATACGGATGCTCCTGGATAGCCATAATCTGAATGCAGTTGTAACCATCCTTGATGATACGTGGCAACACATTCTCCTTAAATTCTATGTAAGTGCCAACCTTCTCAGCATCCTGTGCCATACCGATATGGCATTCATAGATGAGCAGAGGTGCCACATTTGGTCTGAAGGTTTTCTTCTTCCATTTATATGGTTCCGGATTCCAAACCTGAGCAGAGAAAATCTTGGTCTGGTCGTCCTGTACTACGCGCTGTGCCCATGCTGGAATACGCTCGCCTTCACCACCTTCCCAATGAACTTTCATCTTGAAGAGATCGCCATGTTTCATCGCTTTCTCCGGAAGTTTGAGTTCCCAGTTGCCGGTATTCTTTACTCTTTTAGCACGATACTTTTCGGTTTCCTGCCAGTTGTTGAAGTCACCTATCAGATAGATGTCTGTAGCATTAGGTGCCCACTCACGGAACACCCATCCACGGGTAGTCTTATGCAGTCCGAAATACTCGTATCCATTGGCAAAATCGCTCAATGTCTGTTTGCCGTTATTAGTCAGCTGACCGAGTTTCCAGAGTGCATGGTCGTGTCGACCCTTGATGGCATTCTCATAGTCTGCCAGATATGGGTCGTTCTTCACGAGTCCGATATGCTTTACCACAGCCTTCGCTGCCTTTTTTGCAACTGGTTTCTTTGCAGTTGCCTTTTTAGTTGCAGCCTTCTGGGCTGCAGTTTTCTTTTCTGTTGCCATATATCATGATTTTAGATGATTACTCTATATTATTCTTCTTTAATTTTATCTTGAAGATTTCTTCTTTAATTCTTAATCTTGAAGATAGCCTTGTGGATATCACCACTACCGATGCATGGCTGATGACCATCTTGTGGCCAGAAGATAGCAAACTGACCTGGCTTGCAGGTAACGAGCGTCTGCGCTTTCACACCAGGATACTTGGTTACATCCTTAGCCTCGTTATATTCCACTTCAGGAAGATCAGCAAGAGGAGTATAGCCATAAGTCTCCTCGTTGTCAAGAGGAATCTGAATATCAATCATCTTGCGATGTGTTTCAAGAACAGCATCTTCCTCGCTTTTTCCGTGAGCTGTCGTTATATTAACAAAGAGGTTACTCTCCTTGATAAAATGCTTACCGTCCTCCAATTTAGAGAGGTCATTATCTTTGATAAACTTCACTACATCAGCGAAGAGCGGATTGAGAGAAACATATTTCTCCAGATTGTCTAAAGTATCTACTACCATAATTCTAGTTTAAGCTTTGAGATTTGAACATTTACTTTTAACTTTGAGATTTGAAAACAGAACATTGAACATTCAATATTCAACATTATAATATGTTCTTTTTCTCATTATTTAAAATATTAAGGTTCTCTATCTCGTTATTTATAATTTCTTTGTATTTTTCTAATTTTCTGAAGAGATTAGTCTTCAAATCGTTTGCCGTTTTCGTAGGCTCCCTTGGCTGTAACCTGTCCGTTGCGGTCTTTTTCTACAAATCTTCCGTCACGCACATCGTTACGATAGGTTCCTTCGAAACGCTTACCGTTTTTATCTTCTTCTATGCAAGGTCCCTGGCGCTTGCCTTTGTGATAGGCACCCTTGAATCTTCTGCCATCAGCATAATGAATCACGACATTACCATCAACTAGACCATTCTTGAACTCACCTTCAAACACGTCACCGTTCTTCTTGGTCAGTTTGCCCCTGCCGTGCTGCAGATCATCCTTCCAGTCGCCTACATAGATATCGCCATTCTTCCAGATGAAGGTACCCTGACCGGTACGCAGGCCATCCTTAAACTGTCCGTTATACTTGGCGCCCTTTGCAGAGCGGAAGATGCCTATACCCGTGCGTTCTCCCTGCACATAATCGCCTTCATAAATGTCGCCATTATGAAATTTATAGATACCCTTTCCGTCCTGGATATCATCCTTCCAGTCGCCGATATACACATCGCCATCAGCATATTTGAAAGTTCCTTTTCCTGAGCGCTGGTTGTCTAGCCACTGACCGTCATAAGTAGTTCCGTCTCCCCAGTTGAAGAAGCCGTTTCCATTCTTCATATCGTTCATCCACTGGCCTTTATACTGTGCGCCATTGGCATAAGTATAAACGCCACGTCCCTGACGCTTGTCCTTATACCAGTCGCCGTCATATTTATCACCATTATAATA
This Segatella copri DSM 18205 DNA region includes the following protein-coding sequences:
- a CDS encoding YhcH/YjgK/YiaL family protein, which codes for MVVDTLDNLEKYVSLNPLFADVVKFIKDNDLSKLEDGKHFIKESNLFVNITTAHGKSEEDAVLETHRKMIDIQIPLDNEETYGYTPLADLPEVEYNEAKDVTKYPGVKAQTLVTCKPGQFAIFWPQDGHQPCIGSGDIHKAIFKIKN
- a CDS encoding alpha amylase C-terminal domain-containing protein; the protein is MATEKKTAAQKAATKKATAKKPVAKKAAKAVVKHIGLVKNDPYLADYENAIKGRHDHALWKLGQLTNNGKQTLSDFANGYEYFGLHKTTRGWVFREWAPNATDIYLIGDFNNWQETEKYRAKRVKNTGNWELKLPEKAMKHGDLFKMKVHWEGGEGERIPAWAQRVVQDDQTKIFSAQVWNPEPYKWKKKTFRPNVAPLLIYECHIGMAQDAEKVGTYIEFKENVLPRIIKDGYNCIQIMAIQEHPYYGSFGYHVSSFFAASSRFGTPEELKDLIDTAHQNGIAVIMDIVHSHAVKNEVEGLGNLAGDPNQYFYPGDRHEHPAWDSLCFDYGKDEVIHFLLSNCKYWLNEFHFDGFRFDGVTSMLYYSHGLGEAFCNYGDYFNGHEDDNAICYLTLANCLIHEVNKHAITIAEEVSGMPGLAAKFEDGGYGFDYRMAMNIPDYWIKTIKEQKDEDWKPSSIFWEVKNRRSDEKTISYCESHDQALVGDKTIIFRLIDADMYWHFKKGDENEMVHRGIALHKMIRLVTASTINGGYLNFMGNEFGHPEWIDFPREGNGWSYKYARRQWNLVDNHELCYHYLGDFDREMLKTITSDKNFNKTPVVEIWHNDGDQVLAFMRGDLLFVFNFSPTRSFTDYGFLVPTGSYSVVLDSDSKDFGGNGLNDDTMTHLTNYDPLYVKDRKEWLKLYLPARTALVLKKN
- a CDS encoding phosphatidylinositol-4-phosphate 5-kinase, giving the protein MASVDASAQKISLGSCITRDGGQFKGEMVSGKPQGKGTTIYKNGDTYEGSYMKGKREGYGVYTFSDGEKYEGQWMQDQQHGKGTYYFQNNNKYVGLWFRDYQHGHGVMFYYNGDKYDGDWYKDKRQGRGVYTYANGAQYKGQWMNDMKNGNGFFNWGDGTTYDGQWLDNQRSGKGTFKYADGDVYIGDWKDDIQDGKGIYKFHNGDIYEGDYVQGERTGIGIFRSAKGAKYNGQFKDGLRTGQGTFIWKNGDIYVGDWKDDLQHGRGKLTKKNGDVFEGEFKNGLVDGNVVIHYADGRRFKGAYHKGKRQGPCIEEDKNGKRFEGTYRNDVRDGRFVEKDRNGQVTAKGAYENGKRFED